CGGCCATTAATGGAATCATTGCCCGGGCAAAGGTAACCCACTCGGGATGATCATCGGTCACGGTCCCTTCTTGTTCAAGAGAAGTTCCCCCTTTACGCACGGCTTGGGTGAGGCCATTGAAACCCTCTATTAAAGGGGAAGACAGCAAAAATGCTAATGTTTCTCGCAAATAAGCGGGAGACCTTCGATCACAAAAAATTTTTGAATCCAATGTCAAACCGTATTCATCTCTTTTTTTCTCTAAAAAACCAATTTTTGTAAGAAAGTTGGCTAAAATGCGCACCCCCCTATGGGAAACCTGACACTTTTCTGCAAGGGCCTTAACGGTTCGGTTGCCTTCCGAAATAGCGGTAAAAAGGTCCAACTCAATGGCCGTATTCAAAGCAGCAGTCTGTTGATTTGCTTTGGCGGTTTGGATGGATAATAAAAGGGGGGGGGTTCTTTTTGGGGTTGGGCACTCATTTCTTCTCCTCTTTCTCTGGTTTTACATGAACACGAAGGACATTGCTTGTCATAGGGCCTTTACACCGGGTTGGTGATTCCGCTTTTAACTGATAAATTCCCTGCTTTTCAAAGCGAACCCTTCTTCCTTGAGTTTGAGGAAGCTCTGGAATATCAAATGTTGCCCCAAAAGTGGGGGTTGAAATCCATCGAACATTATTCTCAATATTTTCTTCGATTTCTGGGGAGGGCAGCTCTATCCAGCAATCCCCTTTTTTCAATGTAGAGAATTTAACCTTTTTCCACGGGCCCCCATGGCGTTGCGCTTTAATTTGATACCATTTATTTTCCCGAATTTCCCCTCCTTCCGGA
This region of Nitrospiria bacterium genomic DNA includes:
- a CDS encoding class I SAM-dependent methyltransferase, with protein sequence MQTAKANQQTAALNTAIELDLFTAISEGNRTVKALAEKCQVSHRGVRILANFLTKIGFLEKKRDEYGLTLDSKIFCDRRSPAYLRETLAFLLSSPLIEGFNGLTQAVRKGGTSLEQEGTVTDDHPEWVTFARAMIPLMAGPAKWISQYVTQGKKSPMKVLDIAAGHGLFGIEIAKANPSAKIVAVDWPNVLALAEGNAKTAGVFDRYESMRGNAFQLDFGMGYDLVLLTNFLHHFDPETCENLLRKLYASLN